A stretch of the Mycobacterium shigaense genome encodes the following:
- a CDS encoding NADP-dependent isocitrate dehydrogenase: MSKAVKIKVEGPVVELDGDEMTRVIWKLIKDMLILPHLDINLEYYDLGIENRDRTDDQVTIDAAYAIKKHGVGVKCATITPDEARVAEFNLKKMWLSPNGTIRNILGGTIFREPIVISNVPRLVPGWTKPIVIGRHAFGDQYRSTNFKVEKPGTVAITFTPDDGSEPIVHEMVTIPEHGGVVMGMYNFKDSIRDFARASFAYGLNAKWPVYLSTKNTILKAYDGMFKDEFQRIYDEEFKERFEAEGLTYEHRLIDDMVAACLKWDGGYVWACKNYDGDVQSDTVAQGYGSLGLMTSVLMTADGKTVEAEAAHGTVTRHYRQYQAGKPTSTNPIASIFAWTRGLQHRGKLDNTPEVIEFGQRLEEVVVGTVESGKMTKDLAILIGPDQKWLQSEEFLGAIADNLDKALA; encoded by the coding sequence ATGTCCAAGGCTGTCAAGATCAAAGTCGAAGGCCCCGTGGTGGAACTCGACGGCGACGAGATGACCCGCGTCATCTGGAAGCTGATCAAGGACATGTTGATCCTGCCCCACCTCGACATCAACCTCGAGTACTACGACCTGGGCATCGAAAACCGCGATCGCACCGACGACCAGGTGACGATCGACGCGGCGTACGCCATCAAGAAGCACGGTGTGGGCGTCAAGTGCGCGACGATCACCCCCGACGAGGCGCGCGTCGCCGAGTTCAACCTGAAGAAGATGTGGCTGTCGCCCAACGGGACGATCCGAAACATCTTGGGCGGAACCATCTTCCGCGAGCCGATCGTGATCTCGAACGTGCCGCGGCTGGTTCCGGGCTGGACGAAGCCGATCGTGATCGGCCGGCACGCATTCGGCGATCAGTACCGGTCGACAAACTTCAAGGTCGAGAAACCCGGAACGGTCGCAATAACTTTCACCCCCGACGACGGCAGCGAGCCGATCGTGCACGAGATGGTGACCATCCCCGAGCACGGCGGCGTCGTGATGGGGATGTACAACTTCAAGGACTCCATCCGCGACTTCGCGCGAGCGTCGTTCGCCTACGGCCTGAACGCCAAGTGGCCGGTGTACCTGTCGACCAAGAACACCATCCTCAAGGCCTACGACGGCATGTTCAAAGACGAGTTCCAGCGTATCTATGACGAGGAGTTCAAGGAGCGCTTCGAAGCCGAGGGCCTGACCTACGAGCACCGCCTGATCGACGACATGGTGGCCGCCTGCCTGAAGTGGGACGGCGGCTACGTCTGGGCGTGCAAGAACTATGACGGGGACGTCCAGTCCGACACCGTCGCGCAGGGCTACGGCTCGCTGGGGCTGATGACGTCGGTGCTGATGACCGCCGACGGCAAGACGGTCGAGGCCGAGGCGGCGCACGGGACCGTCACGCGGCACTACCGGCAGTATCAGGCGGGCAAACCCACGTCGACCAACCCGATAGCCTCGATCTTCGCCTGGACGCGGGGCTTACAGCACCGCGGCAAGCTGGACAACACGCCTGAGGTCATCGAATTCGGCCAGCGGCTGGAGGAGGTCGTCGTCGGCACCGTCGAGAGCGGGAAGATGACCAAGGACCTTGCCATCCTGATCGGTCCCGATCAGAAGTGGCTGCAGAGCGAGGAGTTCCTCGGCGCGATCGCCGACAACCTGGACAAGGCGCTGGCCTGA
- a CDS encoding alpha/beta fold hydrolase, producing the protein MLLHPFLISQMVWEVVAQQLADTGRYEVFAPTMAGHHGGPRAGTWLLSSAVLADHVERQLDELGWATAHIVGNSLGGWVAFELERRGRARSVTGIAPAGGWTRWSPVKFEVIAKFLSGLPIWLLTCLLGQRILRLPFSRQLGSVPVSARPDGVSERQLSAIVDDVSHCPAYYQLLVKALLLHGLVELEHTAVPSHLVLCGKDRVVPPSRFSRHFTEFLPEGHQLTVLDGVGHIPMFEAPDRVTAVISDFVDECARAARPQRAVDPSAS; encoded by the coding sequence CTGCTGCTGCACCCCTTCCTGATATCGCAGATGGTGTGGGAGGTCGTCGCCCAGCAGCTGGCCGACACCGGCCGTTACGAGGTCTTCGCCCCGACGATGGCCGGGCACCACGGGGGACCCCGCGCAGGTACCTGGCTGCTGTCCTCGGCGGTGCTGGCCGATCACGTCGAGCGCCAGCTGGACGAGCTGGGCTGGGCCACGGCGCACATCGTCGGCAACTCGCTGGGCGGCTGGGTCGCCTTCGAACTGGAGCGGCGCGGGCGGGCCCGCAGCGTCACCGGCATCGCGCCGGCGGGCGGCTGGACGCGCTGGAGCCCGGTCAAATTCGAGGTCATCGCGAAGTTCCTGTCCGGGCTGCCGATCTGGTTGCTGACCTGCCTCCTGGGTCAACGGATCCTTCGGCTGCCGTTCAGCCGCCAGCTGGGCAGCGTGCCGGTCAGCGCGCGGCCCGACGGGGTCAGTGAACGCCAACTGAGTGCCATCGTCGACGACGTCTCGCACTGCCCCGCCTACTACCAGTTGCTGGTCAAGGCGCTGCTGCTGCACGGGTTGGTGGAGTTGGAGCACACGGCGGTGCCCTCGCACCTGGTGCTGTGCGGGAAGGATCGCGTCGTGCCGCCGAGCAGGTTCAGCCGGCATTTCACCGAGTTCCTCCCGGAAGGCCACCAGCTCACGGTGCTCGACGGCGTGGGGCACATTCCGATGTTCGAGGCGCCGGACCGCGTCACCGCCGTGATCTCCGACTTCGTCGACGAATGCGCCCGGGCCGCCCGGCCGCAGCGCGCCGTCGACCCGTCGGCCAGCTAG
- the trpS gene encoding tryptophan--tRNA ligase, with the protein MSTASGPSRLFSGVQPTSDSLHLGNALGAISQWVALQDDHDSFFCVVDLHAITVAQDPEALRRRTLVTAAQYLALGIDPARSTVFVQSQVPAHTQLAWVLGCFTGFGQASRMTQFKDKSLRQGSDSTTVGLFTYPVLQAADVLAYDTDLVPVGEDQRQHLELARDIAERFNARFPDTFVVPDMLIPKATAKIYDLQDPTSKMSKSAATDAGLINLLDDPAKSAKKIRSAVTDSEREIRFDTVAKPGVSNLLTIQSAVTGVDVDKLVDGYAGRGYGDLKKETADAVVEFVAPIKARVDELTADVTELEAVLTAGAARADEVAGKTVQRVYDRLGFLPQRR; encoded by the coding sequence ATGAGCACTGCTTCCGGACCCAGCCGGCTTTTCTCCGGCGTACAGCCCACGTCTGATTCGCTTCACCTCGGCAATGCCCTGGGGGCCATCTCTCAGTGGGTGGCATTGCAGGATGACCACGACTCGTTCTTCTGCGTCGTCGACCTGCACGCCATCACCGTCGCTCAGGACCCGGAGGCGCTGCGCCGCCGGACGCTGGTCACCGCGGCCCAGTACCTGGCGCTGGGTATCGACCCCGCCCGCAGCACCGTGTTCGTGCAAAGCCAGGTGCCCGCCCACACCCAGTTGGCGTGGGTGTTGGGCTGCTTCACCGGTTTCGGGCAGGCGTCGCGCATGACGCAGTTCAAGGACAAGTCGCTGCGGCAGGGTAGCGACTCGACCACCGTCGGGTTGTTCACCTACCCCGTGCTGCAGGCGGCCGACGTGCTGGCCTACGACACCGACCTGGTGCCCGTCGGCGAGGACCAACGCCAGCATCTCGAGCTGGCCCGCGACATCGCCGAGCGCTTCAATGCCCGCTTCCCGGACACCTTCGTGGTGCCCGACATGCTGATTCCCAAGGCCACCGCCAAGATCTACGACCTGCAGGATCCGACGTCGAAGATGAGCAAGTCGGCGGCCACCGACGCCGGGTTGATCAACCTGCTCGACGATCCGGCGAAGTCGGCCAAGAAGATTCGGTCGGCCGTGACCGACAGCGAGCGGGAGATCCGGTTCGACACCGTGGCCAAGCCGGGTGTGTCGAATCTGCTGACCATCCAGTCGGCGGTGACCGGTGTCGACGTCGACAAGCTCGTCGACGGCTACGCCGGCCGCGGTTACGGCGACCTGAAAAAGGAGACCGCCGACGCCGTCGTCGAATTCGTGGCCCCGATCAAGGCACGGGTCGACGAATTGACGGCCGATGTCACCGAATTGGAGGCCGTGCTCACGGCTGGAGCCGCGCGTGCCGACGAAGTGGCCGGGAAAACGGTCCAGCGGGTTTACGATCGGCTGGGGTTCCTTCCGCAACGGAGGTAG
- the yhjD gene encoding inner membrane protein YhjD, whose protein sequence is MAEPVKPGIFDRLRARYRWLDHVVRAYQRFDARSGGFFAAGMTYYTIFALFPLLMVSFAVVGFVLASDPPLLGTIDAHIRSSVTGALSDQLIQLMNSAINARASVGVIGLATAAWAGLTWMSHLRAAVTEMWCEQQPDSGGFVRGKISDVIAMLGTFVVTVATLGLTTLSHDAPMRAILKWFGIPNLWVFGELFRGISILVSLLVSWTLFTWMIGRLPRQKVDLVWSIKAGLLAAVGFELFKLVAAIYLREVLRSPAGATFGPVLGLMVFSYVTAYLVLFAAAWAATAQGDSRAKSVAPPAPAIIAPRVQLDEGLSARQALTAMVVGAVGALTFSRLTRWLR, encoded by the coding sequence ATGGCCGAGCCCGTCAAGCCGGGAATCTTCGATCGACTGCGGGCCCGGTATCGATGGCTGGACCATGTGGTGCGGGCCTATCAGCGCTTCGACGCGCGCAGCGGCGGCTTTTTCGCGGCCGGCATGACGTACTACACGATCTTTGCCCTATTTCCGTTGCTGATGGTCAGTTTCGCGGTGGTCGGTTTCGTCCTGGCCTCCGATCCGCCGCTGCTGGGCACGATCGACGCGCACATCCGGTCGTCGGTCACCGGTGCGCTGAGCGATCAGCTGATCCAGCTGATGAACTCGGCGATCAATGCGCGCGCGTCGGTCGGCGTCATCGGCTTGGCCACCGCGGCCTGGGCGGGGCTGACGTGGATGTCACACCTGCGGGCCGCGGTCACCGAGATGTGGTGCGAGCAGCAGCCGGACTCGGGCGGATTCGTGCGCGGCAAGATCTCCGACGTGATCGCGATGCTCGGGACGTTCGTGGTGACTGTCGCCACCCTTGGCCTCACCACGCTCAGCCACGACGCGCCCATGCGCGCCATCCTGAAATGGTTTGGCATACCAAACCTTTGGGTGTTCGGTGAGCTGTTCCGCGGTATCTCGATATTGGTGTCGCTGCTGGTGTCGTGGACGTTGTTCACCTGGATGATCGGCCGGCTACCGCGGCAGAAGGTCGACCTGGTCTGGTCGATCAAGGCCGGATTGTTGGCGGCGGTGGGCTTCGAGCTGTTCAAGCTGGTGGCCGCGATCTATCTGCGAGAAGTGTTGCGCAGTCCGGCCGGCGCCACGTTCGGGCCGGTGCTGGGATTGATGGTGTTCTCCTATGTCACGGCCTATCTCGTCCTGTTCGCGGCCGCGTGGGCGGCGACCGCCCAGGGCGATTCGCGCGCCAAGTCCGTCGCGCCTCCGGCGCCGGCAATCATCGCCCCGCGGGTGCAGCTGGACGAGGGCCTCAGCGCCCGCCAGGCGCTGACCGCCATGGTGGTGGGAGCCGTTGGGGCGCTGACTTTTTCCCGGCTGACCCGCTGGCTGCGTTAG
- the nagA gene encoding N-acetylglucosamine-6-phosphate deacetylase → MALIAAGTAVLDGQVCRPGWLETSGERIVACGAGAPPGRIDSDFPEGVAVPGFVDMHVHGGGGASYTDSHVDAGQITAAADFHLRHGTTTTLASLVTAAPGPLLAGVRALADATRRGAIAGIHLEGPWLSRARCGAHDPTQLREPDPAEIEDLLVAGGGAIRMVTLAPEHPGSGEAIRRLRDAGVVVALGHTDATYDQTAAALALGASVGTHLCNAMPPLDHRAPGPVLALLEDPGVTVELIADGVHLHPAVAAAVVRIAGPHRVAAITDAIAAAGCADGPFQLGTVPVDVASGVARVRDTSTIAGSTATMDRLFRNLVKFGAVGFGADPEASLSAAVQLTSATPARALGLEGVGALRAGYTADVVVLDRDLRVSAVMTRGAWR, encoded by the coding sequence GTGGCCCTGATCGCCGCGGGCACCGCGGTTCTCGACGGACAGGTCTGCCGGCCGGGCTGGCTCGAGACATCCGGCGAACGCATCGTCGCCTGCGGGGCGGGCGCGCCGCCCGGTCGGATCGACAGTGATTTTCCCGAAGGCGTTGCGGTGCCGGGGTTTGTCGACATGCATGTGCACGGCGGCGGCGGCGCCTCCTACACCGACTCCCACGTCGACGCCGGCCAGATCACCGCGGCCGCGGACTTCCACCTGCGCCACGGCACCACCACGACGCTGGCCAGCCTAGTCACCGCCGCGCCCGGCCCGCTGCTTGCGGGCGTACGCGCGCTGGCCGACGCGACCCGGCGGGGCGCCATCGCGGGCATCCACCTGGAAGGGCCGTGGCTAAGCCGGGCACGCTGCGGCGCCCACGACCCCACCCAGCTGCGAGAGCCCGATCCCGCCGAGATCGAAGACCTCCTCGTCGCCGGCGGCGGCGCCATCCGGATGGTCACGCTGGCCCCCGAGCATCCCGGCAGCGGCGAGGCGATCCGGCGCCTTCGCGACGCGGGAGTTGTTGTGGCACTGGGTCATACCGACGCGACCTACGATCAGACCGCTGCGGCGCTGGCCCTGGGCGCCTCGGTGGGCACCCACCTGTGCAACGCGATGCCGCCGCTGGACCACCGCGCGCCCGGGCCGGTGCTCGCGCTGCTGGAGGACCCGGGCGTCACCGTCGAACTCATCGCCGACGGCGTGCACCTGCACCCGGCGGTGGCGGCCGCGGTGGTCCGGATTGCCGGGCCGCACCGAGTCGCCGCGATCACCGACGCGATCGCCGCGGCCGGCTGCGCCGACGGTCCGTTCCAGCTGGGCACTGTGCCGGTCGACGTGGCGTCGGGGGTAGCCCGGGTGCGTGACACGTCGACGATCGCCGGCAGCACGGCCACCATGGATCGGTTGTTCCGCAACCTGGTCAAATTCGGCGCGGTCGGGTTCGGCGCGGACCCCGAGGCGTCGCTGAGCGCCGCCGTCCAGCTGACCTCGGCGACGCCGGCGCGGGCCCTCGGTCTGGAAGGCGTTGGCGCGCTCCGCGCCGGCTACACGGCCGACGTCGTAGTCCTGGACCGGGATTTGCGAGTCAGCGCCGTCATGACACGGGGCGCCTGGCGCTAA
- a CDS encoding sugar porter family MFS transporter, giving the protein MTETGQPSGSSRVGLTGASVGLIYGYDLSIIAGAQLFVTEDFGLTTAQQELLTTMVVIGQIAGALGAGVLANAAGRKKSVLLILVAYAIFALLDGLSVGLPMLLAARLLLGVTIGVMVVVVPVYIAESAPAAVRGALLTAYQLAIVSGLIVGYVTGYLLAGAHAWRWMFGLAAVPAVLFIPLVIRLPDTARWYLLKGRIDEARAALLRVEPAANADAELAEIARAVREGSPGSTGRISEMLRMPYLRATAFVITLGFLLQITGINAIIYYSPRIFEAMGFTGNFALLGLPALVQVAGLAAVGAALMLVDRIGRRPVLLSGIAMMIAADAVLMVVFARGGGALLGFAGIVLFIFGYTMGFGSLGWVYASESFPTRLRSVGSSTMLTSNLIANAIVAAIFLTMLHSLGGTGTFAVFGLLAVAAFGFVFRYAPETKGRQLEDIRHFWENGGRWEKRWP; this is encoded by the coding sequence ATGACTGAGACCGGTCAGCCGAGCGGTTCATCACGGGTGGGGCTCACCGGCGCCAGCGTCGGCCTGATCTACGGCTACGACCTGTCCATCATCGCCGGCGCCCAACTGTTCGTCACCGAGGACTTCGGGCTCACTACGGCGCAGCAAGAGCTGCTCACGACGATGGTCGTGATCGGCCAGATCGCCGGGGCGCTGGGTGCCGGCGTGCTGGCCAATGCTGCCGGGCGCAAGAAGTCGGTGCTGCTGATCCTGGTCGCCTACGCGATATTCGCGCTGCTGGACGGGCTTTCGGTCGGGCTGCCGATGCTGCTGGCGGCGCGGCTGCTGCTGGGCGTGACGATCGGTGTGATGGTGGTGGTCGTCCCGGTGTACATCGCCGAGTCGGCCCCGGCGGCGGTGCGTGGCGCGCTGCTGACAGCCTATCAACTGGCGATCGTCAGCGGCCTCATCGTCGGCTACGTCACCGGATACCTACTGGCCGGCGCACACGCGTGGCGATGGATGTTCGGGCTGGCGGCCGTTCCGGCAGTGCTGTTCATTCCGTTGGTGATTCGGCTGCCCGACACGGCGCGCTGGTACCTGCTCAAGGGGCGAATCGACGAGGCCCGCGCCGCGCTGCTGCGCGTGGAGCCCGCCGCGAACGCCGATGCGGAGCTTGCCGAGATCGCCCGCGCGGTGCGCGAAGGCTCCCCCGGTTCCACAGGCCGCATCTCCGAGATGCTGCGAATGCCGTACCTTCGGGCCACCGCCTTCGTGATCACGCTCGGCTTTCTGCTCCAGATCACTGGCATCAACGCGATCATCTACTACAGCCCGCGAATTTTCGAAGCCATGGGCTTCACCGGCAACTTCGCACTGCTGGGATTGCCGGCGCTGGTTCAGGTCGCCGGCCTGGCGGCGGTGGGCGCCGCACTGATGCTGGTCGACCGGATCGGTCGGCGCCCGGTCCTGTTGTCCGGCATCGCGATGATGATCGCCGCCGACGCGGTGCTGATGGTGGTGTTCGCGCGGGGCGGCGGCGCGCTCCTCGGGTTCGCCGGCATCGTGCTGTTCATCTTCGGCTATACCATGGGTTTCGGCTCGCTGGGCTGGGTGTACGCCAGCGAGAGCTTCCCGACGAGACTGCGGTCCGTCGGTTCGAGCACCATGCTGACCTCCAACCTGATCGCCAACGCGATCGTCGCCGCGATCTTTCTGACGATGCTGCATTCGCTCGGTGGCACAGGGACTTTCGCCGTCTTCGGGCTGCTGGCGGTGGCCGCCTTCGGCTTCGTCTTCCGGTACGCGCCGGAGACGAAGGGCCGCCAGCTCGAGGACATCCGGCACTTCTGGGAAAACGGTGGTCGTTGGGAGAAACGGTGGCCCTGA
- a CDS encoding MMPL/RND family transporter, giving the protein MSAALPRTIRRFAVPIVVLWLGLTAVLNLAIPQLEAVGKAHSVSMSPKGGASLQAMKRMGQVFGEFGSINAATIVLEDDKPLGDDAHRFYSELLQRLSADTKHVAHIQDFWSDPLTATGSQSADDKAAYVVVYLAGKNETDAYNAVYAVRHIVDTTPAPRGIKAYVTGSTALIADQSQAGDKSIARVTLITGVVIAVMLLFIYRSVVTMLLILVMVGIELGAIRGVVSFLAYHNVFGLSTFAVNLLTLLAIAASTDYAIFLLGRYHEARYAGQDREAAFYSMFHGTAHVILGSGLTIAGAMYCLSFARLPYFNSLGPPCAAGMLVAVLAALTLGPAVLTVASFFRFFEPRRKMATRRWRRVGTAIVRWPGPVLAATCVVAFVGLLALPSYRTTYDLRRFVPASMPAVVGDAAAGRHFAQARLNPDVLLIESDHDMRTPVDMLVLDKVAKAIFHSPGIALVKSITRPMGTAIKHTSIPFIISAQGIYQAEQMEFMKDRLDDMLVQIHAMNVSIDTMNHMYALMGEIVDNTVDMDHLTHGMSNITDSIRDHLSDLSDFLGPVRSYFYWEKHCYDIPVCWAIRSIFDTFDGIDQLSEKLELLVKDMDVLIRLLPEMRAQMLPMISTMTIMRDTAVVWHGTLSSFYKEQERNSKDPGAMGRVFDAAQVDDSFYLPQSAFENPDFKRGLKMFLSPDGKAARFIIALEGDPSTPEGIARVEPIQLAAREAIKGTPLQGAAISMGGTASTYRDIQEGAFYDLLIAGVAAISLILIIMMIVTRSLIAAGVIVGTVLLSLGSSFGLSVLLWQNILGIDLYWLVLAMSVILLLAVGSDYNLLLISRLKEEIGAGLNTGIIRAMAGTGGVVTAAGMVFAVTMSLFVFSDLRIIGQIGTTIGLGLLFDTLIVRSFMTPSIAALLGRWFWWPQRVRPRPASRMLRPSGPRRLVRALLLAPAEKSPETLRP; this is encoded by the coding sequence ATGAGCGCGGCCCTGCCCCGGACGATCCGCCGGTTCGCGGTGCCCATCGTCGTGCTGTGGCTGGGGCTCACCGCCGTCCTCAACCTCGCCATCCCGCAGCTGGAGGCGGTCGGGAAGGCGCACTCGGTTTCGATGAGCCCGAAGGGCGGCGCCTCGCTGCAGGCGATGAAACGCATGGGCCAGGTGTTCGGCGAGTTCGGCTCCATCAATGCGGCCACCATCGTGCTGGAAGACGACAAACCGCTCGGCGACGACGCCCACCGCTTCTATAGCGAACTGCTGCAACGGCTTTCGGCCGACACCAAGCACGTCGCGCACATCCAGGATTTTTGGAGCGATCCGCTGACCGCGACGGGATCGCAGAGCGCGGATGACAAGGCCGCCTATGTCGTGGTGTATCTGGCCGGCAAGAACGAAACAGACGCCTACAACGCGGTCTACGCGGTGCGGCATATCGTCGACACGACGCCGGCGCCGCGCGGGATCAAGGCGTATGTGACCGGTTCGACGGCGCTGATCGCCGACCAATCGCAGGCCGGGGACAAGAGCATCGCGAGGGTCACGCTGATCACCGGCGTGGTGATTGCGGTGATGTTGCTCTTCATCTACCGGTCCGTCGTGACCATGCTCCTCATCCTCGTCATGGTCGGGATCGAGCTCGGCGCGATTCGCGGCGTCGTCTCGTTTCTCGCCTACCACAACGTCTTCGGGCTTTCGACCTTCGCGGTCAATCTGCTCACGCTGCTGGCCATCGCCGCAAGCACGGACTACGCGATATTCCTACTCGGCCGCTATCACGAGGCGCGCTACGCCGGCCAGGACCGAGAAGCCGCGTTCTACAGCATGTTTCACGGGACCGCGCATGTGATTCTGGGCTCCGGCCTGACCATTGCCGGTGCCATGTATTGCCTCAGCTTCGCCAGGCTGCCCTACTTCAATTCGCTCGGGCCGCCCTGCGCGGCGGGCATGTTGGTTGCTGTCCTGGCGGCGCTCACGCTCGGACCGGCGGTGCTGACGGTCGCCAGCTTCTTCAGGTTCTTCGAACCCAGGCGAAAGATGGCGACGCGGCGGTGGCGCCGGGTAGGCACCGCCATCGTTCGCTGGCCCGGCCCGGTACTCGCGGCCACCTGCGTGGTGGCGTTCGTCGGACTGCTGGCGTTGCCGAGTTACCGGACGACGTACGATCTGCGCAGATTCGTGCCGGCCAGCATGCCGGCCGTCGTCGGGGATGCGGCCGCGGGCCGACATTTCGCGCAGGCCCGGCTGAACCCCGATGTGCTGTTGATCGAGTCCGACCATGACATGCGCACCCCGGTCGACATGCTGGTGCTCGACAAGGTGGCAAAGGCCATCTTCCACAGCCCCGGAATCGCGCTGGTGAAATCGATAACCCGGCCGATGGGAACAGCGATCAAGCATACGTCGATTCCATTCATCATCAGCGCCCAAGGCATCTATCAGGCCGAACAGATGGAATTCATGAAAGACCGGCTGGACGACATGCTGGTGCAGATTCATGCGATGAATGTCTCCATCGACACGATGAACCACATGTATGCGCTCATGGGCGAAATCGTCGACAACACCGTCGATATGGATCACCTCACGCATGGCATGTCCAACATCACCGACTCGATACGCGACCACCTGTCGGACCTGTCCGACTTTCTGGGTCCGGTGCGTAGTTACTTCTACTGGGAAAAGCATTGCTACGACATCCCCGTTTGCTGGGCGATCAGATCGATATTCGACACCTTCGACGGCATCGATCAGCTGAGCGAGAAGTTGGAACTTCTGGTCAAGGACATGGACGTCCTCATCCGGCTCCTGCCCGAGATGCGCGCGCAGATGCTGCCGATGATTTCGACGATGACGATCATGCGCGACACCGCCGTCGTGTGGCACGGCACGCTGTCGTCCTTCTACAAGGAGCAGGAGCGCAACAGCAAGGACCCCGGCGCCATGGGCCGTGTGTTCGACGCCGCGCAGGTCGACGACTCGTTCTATCTGCCGCAGTCGGCGTTCGAAAACCCGGATTTCAAACGGGGCCTGAAGATGTTTCTGTCCCCGGACGGCAAGGCGGCCCGCTTCATCATCGCCCTCGAGGGAGATCCGTCGACGCCCGAGGGAATCGCCCGCGTCGAGCCGATCCAGCTCGCCGCCAGAGAGGCAATCAAGGGGACGCCGTTGCAGGGCGCCGCGATCTCCATGGGCGGCACCGCGTCGACCTATCGGGACATCCAGGAGGGCGCCTTCTACGATCTGCTGATCGCCGGGGTCGCGGCGATCAGCCTGATCCTGATCATCATGATGATCGTCACCCGAAGCCTGATCGCCGCAGGCGTCATCGTGGGGACGGTGCTGCTGTCCTTGGGCTCGTCCTTCGGCCTGTCCGTGCTGCTCTGGCAGAACATCCTCGGTATCGACCTGTATTGGCTGGTGCTGGCGATGTCGGTGATCCTGCTGCTGGCCGTGGGATCGGACTACAACCTGTTGCTGATCTCCCGGCTCAAAGAGGAAATCGGCGCCGGTTTGAATACGGGGATCATCCGCGCGATGGCGGGCACCGGAGGGGTGGTGACGGCCGCCGGCATGGTGTTCGCGGTGACGATGTCTCTGTTCGTGTTCAGCGATCTGCGGATCATCGGCCAAATCGGCACAACCATCGGCTTGGGCCTGCTCTTCGACACCCTGATCGTGCGCTCGTTCATGACACCGTCGATCGCCGCGTTGCTCGGACGTTGGTTCTGGTGGCCGCAGCGGGTGCGCCCGCGCCCGGCCAGTCGCATGCTTAGGCCGTCAGGACCGCGTCGTTTGGTACGCGCACTGTTGCTGGCGCCGGCCGAAAAGTCACCGGAGACGTTGCGGCCCTAG
- a CDS encoding MmpS family transport accessory protein produces the protein MVSVTRIVKRMWLLLAVIVIAGVAAFGIYRLHGMFGVHGHPVVRAKADRDVPLFDPKRVTYEVFGPAATARIAYLDPDARVQRLDDIPLPWAQTVTTTLTSISVNLLAQSNGDIIGCRIAVNGAVKDEQSQTGPKALAICQVSAG, from the coding sequence ATGGTTTCGGTCACCCGAATCGTGAAACGAATGTGGTTGCTGCTGGCCGTGATTGTTATCGCCGGTGTTGCCGCGTTCGGCATCTACCGTCTGCATGGCATGTTCGGCGTGCACGGCCACCCCGTTGTCCGGGCCAAGGCCGATCGCGATGTTCCGCTATTCGACCCCAAACGCGTCACGTACGAGGTTTTCGGCCCCGCCGCGACCGCAAGGATCGCCTATTTGGACCCCGACGCCAGGGTGCAACGTCTGGACGATATTCCCCTCCCGTGGGCGCAAACGGTGACGACGACGCTGACATCGATTTCTGTCAATCTGTTGGCGCAGAGCAACGGCGACATCATCGGTTGCCGAATCGCGGTGAACGGAGCGGTCAAAGACGAGCAATCGCAGACCGGGCCCAAAGCCCTGGCCATCTGTCAGGTGTCGGCCGGATGA